A genomic segment from Neobacillus sp. YX16 encodes:
- the ctaG gene encoding cytochrome c oxidase assembly factor CtaG, with translation MLTLDIFGFKALWSPYFLLSLLAITAVYFLITIKFRSKFVDSEPLTKKQAGLFLLSISLIYAIKGSPLDLMAHLMFYVHMISMAVLVLVIPPIFIFGIPVWIWRKLFKVRLINSLFRFFTKPLIALIIFNGLFSFYHIPMIFDRVMQNFWFHAGYSVLLFIVAIFMWWPLINPVPEQQRLSGLKKVGYIFADGILITPACALIIFAPGSIYATYSDPEVWAQVMSLCVGPATFAGLSISGPELFSSMSLLHDQQLGGVLMKIIQEIVYGVILGHVFFEWYRKDNADSENELNQPTLKPSLIE, from the coding sequence GTGCTTACATTAGATATTTTTGGCTTTAAAGCACTTTGGAGCCCGTACTTTCTATTAAGTCTGCTTGCAATAACTGCAGTATACTTTTTAATTACAATTAAATTCCGCAGCAAGTTTGTTGATAGTGAACCACTAACAAAGAAACAAGCTGGGTTGTTTTTGCTCTCGATTTCACTAATCTATGCTATTAAAGGATCTCCATTAGATTTAATGGCTCATTTAATGTTTTACGTCCATATGATTTCAATGGCAGTTTTAGTGCTGGTCATACCGCCAATATTTATTTTTGGTATTCCGGTTTGGATATGGAGAAAGCTTTTCAAAGTTAGGCTGATTAATTCTTTGTTTCGGTTTTTCACAAAACCACTAATAGCATTAATCATTTTTAATGGATTGTTTTCTTTTTATCATATACCAATGATTTTTGACCGTGTTATGCAAAACTTCTGGTTCCATGCTGGCTACTCAGTTCTTCTTTTTATCGTTGCGATATTCATGTGGTGGCCGCTAATTAACCCTGTTCCAGAACAACAAAGATTAAGCGGTTTAAAAAAGGTTGGTTATATCTTTGCGGATGGTATCTTAATTACTCCAGCATGTGCTTTAATCATTTTTGCACCAGGATCCATCTATGCAACCTATTCTGATCCCGAAGTATGGGCACAGGTAATGAGTCTCTGTGTGGGACCAGCAACATTTGCAGGTTTGAGCATTAGTGGTCCAGAGTTATTTAGTTCAATGTCATTATTACATGATCAACAGCTTGGTGGAGTTTTAATGAAGATTATTCAAGAAATTGTTTATGGTGTTATCTTAGGACATGTATTCTTTGAATGGTACAGAAAGGATAATGCTGACTCTGAAAATGAGCTGAATCAGCCGACTCTAAAGCCTTCGCTTATCGAATAA
- a CDS encoding DUF420 domain-containing protein has product MDSLPILPTISTSFIVLSAITVAIGWWQIKQRKIEAHKKTMFTAAIFALIFFIIYASRTIFIGNTAFGGPDNLKIYYTIFLIFHIFLATTGAVFGIVTLYTGYKNNLTKHRKLGPITSVIWFFTAITGVAVYLLLYIFYTGGETTSTIKAILGI; this is encoded by the coding sequence ATGGATTCTCTACCAATATTACCAACGATTAGTACCAGCTTTATCGTTTTAAGTGCTATTACGGTAGCAATTGGCTGGTGGCAAATTAAACAAAGGAAAATAGAAGCACATAAAAAGACCATGTTTACAGCTGCAATATTTGCACTTATTTTCTTTATCATCTATGCATCAAGAACGATTTTTATCGGAAATACAGCCTTTGGCGGTCCGGATAATCTAAAAATCTATTACACGATTTTTTTGATTTTTCATATCTTTTTAGCAACTACCGGAGCAGTTTTTGGAATTGTGACACTTTATACAGGTTATAAAAATAACCTTACCAAACACCGAAAGCTTGGTCCGATTACAAGTGTCATTTGGTTTTTTACAGCTATCACAGGTGTTGCGGTATACTTATTACTTTATATTTTTTACACCGGAGGAGAAACAACCTCGACGATAAAAGCAATATTAGGAATATAA